The sequence GCGAATGCCGTTTCCAAGGCGACTTCGCAGTTGACCATTCGATCCGGACTTGCCTCCGGCAATATGGGCGGTTGAATGGTCTGGGACATGCGCGATCTCTTCAATAAAAGGGAAAGCCCGCGCCTCTCGTGAAGAGCGCGGGCCGATCAAGGTGTCTCGCCCGATCTTCGGCAGGTGACGCGAGGGAGCATTGCCTGCCGCAATCACCAACCTTTGGAAGGCACTAATGTTCCAGACCAACCGATCGAAAGTGCGCTGACCCTCGAAGTGCACGATGATCCGCGAAACGCCTTTTCAGCGTCGAGGAACCGACGAGCTGGTGGCTTCGTAGGCAGTGATCGCGGTTTATCCCTCAGCCAAGGAACCGCGAATCCAACAAATTCACCGGGCAAGTTCCCAAAGGGCCAGCGCCCAAGCGGGTAATTTAATCGTTCGTGTACGTCAAAGTGAAATGACACGCTTGGCGAACTGTCCCATAGCTGGGCAGTCGGCGGCCAATTTGTGGGCTCCGCTGCTTGGGAGCGACGATCGCACTCTCGCCCGTAATGGAGGCGCCTGATGCTCGACCAACCAATTCGCTCACAAAACGAGGCGTTCTACCCGAACGACCTTAAGACCCTCAGGCTCGCCTTCGACGCACTTTGCGCTGAATTCTGCGTTCTTCCCGACACAGCTGATGCACAGGGGATTGCCGCCGAGCTGATAAGGCTATTCCAAACCGGCATGGCAAGTGGAGATATGCTGATGATGGCGGTGCGTGCCCGTTGGCAAAACGAATGGAAGATTGCTGGCTAGACCGCCCTAGCCGCCGCGAGCGCGCCCAAGAGGACCCCAAAGACAGCAGAATGGCCCGGATCTCTGTCCGACCCTCGCCGATCAAGTTGGGAACCTGGACCAGGCAGCGCCGCTCAGGAACGAACGCTGCATCATGCTCAACCTGCCGCAGGCTTCGAGGTTCGAGACAAGCAAAAAGCCCGCCACCGAGGCAAGGGCGGCAGGCCTATTGTGAAGCTATCCGACCAAGTCTCCGGCTCGGTTTGCCAGAGTGGGATCAATACGCTCCGTGTCCCACAATCACCTGCCTGTGTTCCATCGAAGCACGCTCGCTTTGCTATTGGCTGGCCTGACGAGCCGCCTCAGCCTCCTGTACATCCACCGTGTAGAGCAGTTCGCCCTGTTCGTCGGAGACCCGCACCAGCCAACCAGACAAATCATCTGTTCCGGGCTCCAGATCGACCAAGAGATCGACCGCACAGCGAATTGCTTCGGCGCGCGCGGCGTCAAAGCTCGGCATGCGGGACGGAGGAATCCTCCGACTGGTTTCGCCGTCGCGATAGTCGAAAACATATACATCGCCCGCCGCATCCCTAACCGACGTCACCGAAACTTCGTCAAAGTTGCCGTTGCTGGTGGCGTCGTAGTCGTTCGAGGCAAGACCAAAGGTGGCGGTTTGGACGAGGATAGCCTTCGCGCGGTCCAGCACGATTTCCTCGTTCCCCTCGATGTTGGCCATATCCACGGTAACGCATTCATTGCCCTGGCCACAAAACAGCACGCGCAATATCGCTTGACCGTTCGGTGCGGTGGCATTCAAGACTTGGGTACGAACGATTTCCATTGCAGGCTCCCGGCTTTTTCTGTTGGCAGAATGGTCCGGACGATGCCGGCCGCCAATCTCAACCTTGGTGCTCTGGCATATCTTCGAGCTGGGCCTTGGTCCAGGTGGTAACGGCATGAACATCACCCTCTTCATCACGCATGAAATCCAGTTGGTTGGCTGAAACCGCCACCGGCTTGGCGCCGATGCCGAGAAAGCCACCTACGTCAATGACAATCTGGCTGCCGTGCTGATGCGAAACGGTGCCGACCTTTTCGTTGTCAGCGCCATAGATGGTCGCGCCGTCAAGAATCTCTGGTGTCAGTTCACTGCTGGCAAGCCTTACATGATTGGTGTGGTCCATCGTTGCATCTCCTAATGGGTTGGGCGTGTCACCAATCTACGAGCAGGCTAAGGGTTCCCATTAGGGAAGGCCCTTCGCGGCAATCAGGCAGGCTCCAAGCTGCGGCGCACCGGTTGCCCAGTGCCATAACAGCAGCCAGATCCTCAATGACCTACCTCTTGCTTGCAGGATGAACGTAAGCGCTCATTTCCATGCGCGTTGACGCGGCCCGTTTGACCGGGGTCGTTGTCGGCCAGTTGCATCGGATCAAGTAGCGGCGGTTTTGGCGAAGTTGAATGGCAAGAGATCGGTGATGTCGGCATTGTCCGCGCGCTGCGGCAATTCCGTGAGGACGTGGCGCAAATAGGCCAAGGGCTCGATGCCGCATGCTCGGCATGTCAGCATGAGGCTGTAGACGACGGCACTGGCCCTGGCTCCGTCCACAGTGTCGCTGAACAGCCAACTCTTTCTTCCAGTGGCAAAAATCCTGATGTCGCGCTCAAGCAGGTTGTTGTCGATCGGCATCCTGCCGTCTTCGGTGTAGCGCGTCAGGTACTCCCACTGGTTCAGGGTGTAGGACACGGCGTCGCCGATCTTGCTGTCGGGCAGGACCTTCGGGGCTATGTCGTCGAGCCATGCCTTGAGAGCGTTCATGATGGGGACGCTGTGTTGCTGGCGGAAACGGCGGATGCATTGATGTCGCGTTTCGCCCTTGTCCGGCTTTTCGTTGCGCGTCTGGCTTTCAATCCGGTAGAGCTTTTCGAAGAACTTCAGCGCCTGCTCCGGCGGGCCGCCGCCTTTCTTTCTGGTCTTCAGTGCATCGACGAAGCGACGTCTGGAATGGGCCATGCACCCCAGATGGGTCGCTCCTGCCAGCGTGCGCCAGGCGGTATAGCCATCGCTCATCAGGATGCCGCGGTAATCACCGAGGAAGGCCTGCGGATAGATCTGGCCGCGGCCGGGCTGATAGTCGAGCAGCACGATCGGTTCGTCGCTGTCCTCTCCACTCCGATACGCCCACATGAAGGATGTGCTGGTGGCTTCCCTGTCCTTTTCCTTCAGGACCTGGACCGTCGTCTCGTCACCATGGATGAGCGGTTGTGACCGAAGCCGTAGCTTCAGGGCATCATAGATGCGGGAGAGATGCCTCTCGCTCGATCCGATCACCCAATGGCCCAGAGCGCCGCGGCTGACGGGAACGCCGGCACGCTCGAAGGCCTGGGCCAGACGGTAGAGCGGCGTGCCATCGACATATTTGTGGACGAGCGCAAAGGCCAGCGTCGAGGCCGTGGCGATGCTGCCCGGCAAGGGCTGCGCGGGCATCGGGGCAATGACAACAGGCGTATTGATGCCGGTCCGGTCGCAATGGCGGCATGCATACTTGAACCGCACATTCTGCAGGACCTTCGCCTTCACCTCGATATGGAGCTGCTCGGTGACGGCCTCACCCATGCGATGCATCTGGTGGCGGCAGCAAGGACAGGCCTTCTGACCGTCGGCAAGGTCATACTCGACGCGCTCGCGCGGCAGGTGTTCCGGCAGAGGCTTGCGGCCACGCTTCTTTCCCTCCGGCTTTTCGGTGGACGGAAAGCCGGTGTCCGGCAGGTCGACGACATTGCCATCTTCGCTGCCGGCGTCGTCTTCATCGGCAATCTGTTCGGCTTCATTGAAGAGGCGATCAACGTGCTTTTCGCTCTTCGGCGCAAAACGATGCAGCCGCGCTAGCGCCAACTCTTCCTCGAGCTTGGCCACGCGTTCTGCGAGCTGGCGGTTCTGCGCCTGCAGCGCAGCAATGCGCGCCATCAACTCCTCAACAGTCGGTTCGCCAGGTCGATTCATCGTAGTTTTGAATCTGAACCGCACCGACGCGTCAACCGCACAATTCGGGAGCCGTCAGCCCGCAACCTGATATTGCCGCACCGGATGGCGCACCATTGCGTCGATGTCGATGCCGTCGAGAATCCAATGGAGCTGCTCGGTCGTCAGCGTAACCACCGCCGTCTCCCGGCGCGGCCACCGGAACTTGTCCTCGGTCAGCCGCTTTAGAACCAGCACGAAGCCGGACCGGTCAAAGAACAAGAGTTTCATCCGGTCGCGACGGCGATTGCAAAGGCAAAGACCGCAGGCGCAAACGGGTCGAGCTCCATCACCTCCTGAACCAGGACCGCAAGGCTGTTGATGCCGGCGCGGAAGTCGATCGGTTCGCGATGCAGGTAGACTGTCAGGTCAGCGCCCAGTCTGAACATGACCCAGTGCTCCGATGATCGCCGTCAATGCATCCACATCACCGCATTCCAGCGTCAACTTCACGCCGTTCGGCAAAGACGCGCTCACCTTGGCTGGGAGTGGCGACGACTTCGACAGCCGCTCTTCACCACGCGTGGCAGGCCTCTCTACCGAATTGCCCTGCATAGGCAGGCTGTACTCCGCGGCGCTGACTTGAACTGGAATGAACGCCGACGGCGCAGGTGGCGGCAAAGCAACGGCGTCTTTGGTCGTCTTTATCCACTTCCTAAGAAGGTTGGCATTGATCCCATGTTCAAGCGCAAGTCCCGATACCGACACGCCAGGCTCAAGGCAGGCCGCAACGAGCCGCTCTTTTGACGCCGCGTCGTACCGCCGGCGGCCGTTACGCAAAATTCGCCTCACCAGCAGTTTCTGTTCATCGTCCTCAATCACGTGGTGTCCACCTCCAAAGTGGACACTTCATGCCAAAACACGCTCAATGGAAAAAGGTGCAGAGAAATTCGCGCTTTCGGATGAACACCAGCAAAGGTTCCGATGAGTTCACTTCCCCCGTAATCCCAGACTTGAACAACGTCATCAGCGTTGCGGCGTGTGCCTCGCGCTCCTTGGCCGAGGCATCGGCAGGCAGGGGTGCTCGCTGAGGGCGCCAGAGCAACGGAACGTCGCCTAGTTTGAGAATGCCCGCATTGCTCATTGGATACTCGAAGATCACTCGCTCCTGTCCTGGCCCGGCACCTAAACGTCCCAGCAAGGCGTCGGTCGCCTAACCACATCAAATATCCGCCGCTTGCTTTTTTTCTTTGCGGCGGAACCAGTGGACAATCGTGAAGTTGCTTCTGCGCCTTGATTTGAGAAGGCCAAACAAACCAGGAGATAGCCAGATGGCGACGACAAAACCGGCCGCGACCAAGGGTCTAGGCGAACTGTTCCGAGATACGCTCAAGGACATCTATTTCGCCGAGAAAAAATCCTCTCGACATTGCCGCAAATGGCCAAGGCCGCGCAGAGCCCCGAGCTGAAGGCGGCGTTCGAAAAGCACCACGGCGAGACACAGGAGCATGTGGCTAGGCTCGAAGAAATCTTCGAGGTTCTCGGTATGAAGCCCCAGGCCAAGACCTGCGCCGCCATTATGGGTATCACCGAGGAAGGCGCTGAGATCATGAAGGAGTACAGGGGCAGCCCTCCCTTGGATGCTGGTCTCTTAGCCGCCGCGCAGGCAGTCGAGCACTATGAGATTTCGCGCTACGGCACCCTGCGCACCTGGGCGTCGGAACTCGGATTGACTGCGGCGGTCCAGTTGTTGGACCTCACGCTCGCCGAAGAGAAGAAGACAGACGTCGCCCTTACCGAGCTCGCGGAGTCGGCGGTCAACGTCGCCGCAGAAGCGGCGTAGCAAGGTTTATTGCCTTTGGATGAGCCTTGGTTGCCAAGGCTCATCCACACAATCAGCGCATCGGCATCTCAGCGGCGCAACAGGAGTATGACATGGGCTTTTTCGGCAAGTTGTTCTCAGGCCTGGATCGCAAGCCGCCAGCCGACAAAAAAACGAGTGGAGACATGCGCAAGGCAACCGGCGCCGGCCCGGCGATCGCGGCTCATTCCAAAGACGCAAAGACGTCGGCAGCGACCGGTCAAAATCCAGCGGCGGCCAAGAAGAAATCAGCGAACTGATAGCCGATGTTGCACGCGACTTATCACAGGCTGCATGTGTTGCGGCTGACGGCTCGTTGGGTTAGCGGGAACAGCTATGCCGTTGACGGCGTTGAGAGGACTCGGGCCCGGGCATAGGAGGCGAATTGGTGGAAGCGCTCGGCGGCAACCCAACACCAACGGGTCAAGAGAAGGAATGCACTGGCGCACACGCTGGAGTCGTGGTCGACACAGTGAGGTTGAACGAGTGACTTCGAAAGCCAGACGAAGCCCGCAGCCAACCGGCAAAGAGGCCTCGTTGATCGATGGAGAAGCGGCCAGTCGCGCGGCATCCACTACGGAAGAGAGTAAGGCCGCTCTGCGGTCGGAGGGCGGGGACCGCGGCCGCGACGCGGCTTGGCCGTCGCAAATACCAGCGCTTGGATGGAAAGATATTTTCTGGCGCTTGTGGGAGGAATTCAACAAGGACCGGGTTCTGCTCGTCGCCGCCGGTGCCACTTTCTACCTGCTGCTGGCACTGTTCCCGGCTTTGGCGGCTTTCATTTCAATTTATGGATTTGTCGCGGATCCGATCACGGTTGCCGACCATGTCGCTTATCTCGGCGGATTGCTTCCATCAGGCGGGCTGGACCTCATTCGCGATCAGTTGCAAGCTTTGGCCAAGCAGAAACCAGGGGCGCTCGGCATAGGTTTTTTCGTCGGGCTTGGTATCGCACTTTGGAGTTCCAACAGCGGTATGAAGGCACTGTTTGATGCCATGAACATCGCCTATGAGGAACGCGAAAAACGTAGCTTCATCACGCTCAACCTCATGTCGATCCTGTTCACGGTTGGAGCGCTGCTGATTGGCATCGTGCTGTTGCTAACGGTGGGCGTCGTTCCAGCACTTTTGGGCTATTTCTATCTTGATGCGTGGACGGAAACCCTTGTCGCGGTATCTCGGTGGCCGATCCTTGTCGGTGCGATGTTGACCGGAATTTCCTTGCTTTATCGCTTCGGACCGAGCCGCGAGCGAGCCAAGTGGCGCTGGCTGAGTTGGGGCGCGTTGATTGCGACGGTGGCATGGATCGCAGCGTCGTGGCTGTTCTCGTTCTATCTGCAGCATTTTGCCAACTATAACGCCACCTACGGCTCGCTCGGCGCCGTTGTCGGCTTGATGATGTGGACATGGATTTCCGTCATCATCCTTATCGCTGGAGCCGCCATCAATGCCGAGATGGAGCATCAGACAGCCGTCGACTCGACCACGGGCCCGCCCCTGCCCATGGGCAAGCGTGGCGCGGTGGTGGCTGACACGTTAGGCAAGACCGCAAACTGAGGCTCCAAATGAACGTCGCACCGTGAACGACGACTTCATGATTAGGACATGTCAGGACGTTCGGCCTGGACCCGCCAATTTTCTGATTTGCTACCGCCTCCACCATAAGGACGAAGAGGCTGTGAACCTCTTCGTCAATCTCACGGGATGAAATGCCTTCCACCAATGCGTCCTCAATCGCCCTGTCGGCGAGATCAGTGATCAAGGAAGGTGGGAGGAGGGTGAGCTGGAACGTTCTCGTTTATACATTTGTGTAGAAAGGCGAGGCCACGTCTGCTCATGAAATGACTAATTTCACTCCGCGAAATAGGAAATAGGTTCCCTTTGAGCCATTGTAGAGACCGGACGGACGGAATTTGCCGTGGCCCGAACTGAGATGACCTAGGCCGTTCCTTCGACAGGATGATGTTCAATAACCACCGATCACGGGCAGGATCTCGCCGGTGATGTAACTTGAGCATTGTGGCGACGCCAAGAAGACATAAGCAGGCGCGATCTCCTCGGGCTGCGCAGGTCGTTTCATCGGAGTCTTTGCGCCGAACTTCGAAACATCGCTCGCTTGCTTTTCGGATGGGTTGAGCGGTGTCCAGACCGGGCCTGGCGCGACGGCGTTCACGCGGATTCCCCTGTCGATTAGATTGCCCGACAGCGCCCTTGTGAAAGCGTGGATGCCGCCCTTGGTCATCGAGTAATCAACCAATTCCTTCGATCCGTCTATCCCAGTGATCGATCCAGTATTGACGATCGCGGATCCCGGCTTCATGTGCGTCACAGCTTCCTGGGCCATATGGAAATAGCCGTACAGGTTTGTCTTCAGCGTAGTGTCGAAATGCTCTTCGGTCAGGTCGGCGAAGTCGCTTGAATGTACCTGGAAGGCGGCATTGTTAACGAGCACGTCCAACCCACCCAGCTGCTTGATGGTAGCGGTCACTGCCTTTCGGCAGAAGCCACGATCGGCGACATCGCCGCGGAGAATGATGCAGCGGCGGCCCTCGCTTTGCACCGCTTGTTTCGTCACCTCGGCATCGCCATCCTCCGATAGATAAGCAATGGCAACATCGGCGCCTTCGCGGGCGAACAAAACAGCGACTGCCCGGCCAATACCGGAATCGCCGCCAGTGATCAGCGCCACCTTGCTTTCGAGCTTACCAGAGCCACGCCAAAACGGGGCGTCATAGAGCGGAGCCGGCTTGATATCGCTTTCGTTCCCGGGCTTGGGATGATGCTGCTTGGGAAATGGAGGTGCCGGATATCTTCGCGCACCTGCTTGCATGGCGCCAGTCGGCTTCGATTTAGGTTTGGCCCGGTCGTCCGAGTCGACTTGTCGCTGTATGCGTTGCTGCTTTTCTTTTGCGTTGGACGTGTTGGTCTTGGTTGCGGCGGGCATCGATGTCTCCTGTGTTGTCAGAGACAACGCGCGTTTGTGGAAAAGGTTGATCGCCGCCGCGACAGCATGGAAATCCGCGTTGCATCAACGTTCTTGTTGGGTTCGTCCCTTCCGCCAAATCGGCGGCAGGAGGAACGATTTGAAAGGAAACTCGTTGGCTCTGAACCGAAACGGGATGAACGATATGGTCGCGCCGCGTGCTGTCTGGAAAGGTTTTTTGAAGGTTGGCTCGGTTACCTGCGGCGTCAAGATTGTTGGCGCCACCAGCGAAGCCTCGAAGATTCACTTCAAGATTTTGAACCGCAAGGACGGCCTGCCTGTCAAAAGCGTCTACGCCGACGAGAAGACAGGGAAGCCGGTCGAAACGGAAGACCAGGTCAAGGGTTTCGAGGTGG is a genomic window of Mesorhizobium huakuii containing:
- a CDS encoding DUF6894 family protein; this translates as MEIVRTQVLNATAPNGQAILRVLFCGQGNECVTVDMANIEGNEEIVLDRAKAILVQTATFGLASNDYDATSNGNFDEVSVTSVRDAAGDVYVFDYRDGETSRRIPPSRMPSFDAARAEAIRCAVDLLVDLEPGTDDLSGWLVRVSDEQGELLYTVDVQEAEAARQASQ
- the tnpC gene encoding IS66 family transposase — its product is MNRPGEPTVEELMARIAALQAQNRQLAERVAKLEEELALARLHRFAPKSEKHVDRLFNEAEQIADEDDAGSEDGNVVDLPDTGFPSTEKPEGKKRGRKPLPEHLPRERVEYDLADGQKACPCCRHQMHRMGEAVTEQLHIEVKAKVLQNVRFKYACRHCDRTGINTPVVIAPMPAQPLPGSIATASTLAFALVHKYVDGTPLYRLAQAFERAGVPVSRGALGHWVIGSSERHLSRIYDALKLRLRSQPLIHGDETTVQVLKEKDREATSTSFMWAYRSGEDSDEPIVLLDYQPGRGQIYPQAFLGDYRGILMSDGYTAWRTLAGATHLGCMAHSRRRFVDALKTRKKGGGPPEQALKFFEKLYRIESQTRNEKPDKGETRHQCIRRFRQQHSVPIMNALKAWLDDIAPKVLPDSKIGDAVSYTLNQWEYLTRYTEDGRMPIDNNLLERDIRIFATGRKSWLFSDTVDGARASAVVYSLMLTCRACGIEPLAYLRHVLTELPQRADNADITDLLPFNFAKTAAT
- the tnpA gene encoding IS66-like element accessory protein TnpA, giving the protein MEDDEQKLLVRRILRNGRRRYDAASKERLVAACLEPGVSVSGLALEHGINANLLRKWIKTTKDAVALPPPAPSAFIPVQVSAAEYSLPMQGNSVERPATRGEERLSKSSPLPAKVSASLPNGVKLTLECGDVDALTAIIGALGHVQTGR
- a CDS encoding YihY/virulence factor BrkB family protein yields the protein MTSKARRSPQPTGKEASLIDGEAASRAASTTEESKAALRSEGGDRGRDAAWPSQIPALGWKDIFWRLWEEFNKDRVLLVAAGATFYLLLALFPALAAFISIYGFVADPITVADHVAYLGGLLPSGGLDLIRDQLQALAKQKPGALGIGFFVGLGIALWSSNSGMKALFDAMNIAYEEREKRSFITLNLMSILFTVGALLIGIVLLLTVGVVPALLGYFYLDAWTETLVAVSRWPILVGAMLTGISLLYRFGPSRERAKWRWLSWGALIATVAWIAASWLFSFYLQHFANYNATYGSLGAVVGLMMWTWISVIILIAGAAINAEMEHQTAVDSTTGPPLPMGKRGAVVADTLGKTAN
- a CDS encoding SDR family oxidoreductase produces the protein MPAATKTNTSNAKEKQQRIQRQVDSDDRAKPKSKPTGAMQAGARRYPAPPFPKQHHPKPGNESDIKPAPLYDAPFWRGSGKLESKVALITGGDSGIGRAVAVLFAREGADVAIAYLSEDGDAEVTKQAVQSEGRRCIILRGDVADRGFCRKAVTATIKQLGGLDVLVNNAAFQVHSSDFADLTEEHFDTTLKTNLYGYFHMAQEAVTHMKPGSAIVNTGSITGIDGSKELVDYSMTKGGIHAFTRALSGNLIDRGIRVNAVAPGPVWTPLNPSEKQASDVSKFGAKTPMKRPAQPEEIAPAYVFLASPQCSSYITGEILPVIGGY
- a CDS encoding PRC-barrel domain containing protein — protein: MDHTNHVRLASSELTPEILDGATIYGADNEKVGTVSHQHGSQIVIDVGGFLGIGAKPVAVSANQLDFMRDEEGDVHAVTTWTKAQLEDMPEHQG